From one Mya arenaria isolate MELC-2E11 chromosome 4, ASM2691426v1 genomic stretch:
- the LOC128231476 gene encoding uncharacterized protein LOC128231476 isoform X2 → MMGACRLCQRIRKKLLSTAKTALSLPVKAAGVLCVLGISFGIGTYVLYKIYDRFFRPKFRRKPPPRSDDDIIKESEAEMGNQESSLADIPVYYRAGIGVSLYQPPHSPSLRNRKTHPTKLTSHNTEHIKGNLTRGKNGLTETQTLLGGQIREGLPGEQQGKDGGIRVRDLGQLRIEIDESGYVEDDGGEDGGDRLSNSLKGNFSPTSLCEKNFKLYTDSENHFNSSAVNDNHSAKSVPDHLFVDPHIGTSSALLTPPSEDEFTSSSNQFVPSKGKVNDQSTKSDVSDLHSEVADPTGTDEEREQLSPLPYDKPVNKSPERSVCPQKLKLKLSEIASQSKSVSLNSSSRSSPESFSQGHKRTGSGSDRNSISGISSPELELLNSEHSEGPVVYASTFNTIENEIHGVEDEFDTISKEIQALSNKYSTLQTDPGQDILKEIFQRYPSIRVRQFEHGVFYDNDPSQDSHSTSESRSQSESRNKSESRATSEMGDGSIDLSWDVENMMDLVYTEGSDQGAPIPTGNCSLPPGTNGGIGTTSFNTSSINCSVELDGSLYEDEFHLHLGTSTLSKIEEQLSEPQSLNGSSDFNAQLNDATICAQSMDSTTSLQTIDSNTSVQMIDSTTSLKTVCNESFLDGSEVLEEYNYDQHHVTEALQEADNNKAAVNEVQNRDVTSESSDTFSTAPLASPISDTTALSTHTNSLPSAMCTTDSNDSNDGQEEVTVPQQSPSLNNVGERVEIKQYADSEWRGDTQKANTLRQAYRAIPDHCKCCYLRRIRGDNYCGVRGTLFQTLTNALPPLHLWASKDSTLQQLTSAYHNKSSGIRKWTFAKRISYTKENKLHIMQNCLSTLYAMMETLGEHSTYTSRAQELVTLLNSDPDLDLRLMEGAKLLMALSALQLHGNMEQGDNVPVFAWLLFARDSSQNVAGFVRNHLNLVGQSGGLEQVEMCLLGYSLGVRIRVLRLHQFHEEDFVAYFPEDGTDSWHCVTLIAEDDRHYNVPVL, encoded by the exons ATGATGGGGGCATGCAGACTGTGTCAAAGAATTAGAAAGAAGTTGTTATCTACAGCCAAGACTGCCTTGTCACTACCAG TGAAAGCCGCAGGGGTGTTGTGTGTACTCGGCATCAGTTTTGGAATTGGTACATACGTTCTCTACAAAATCTATGACCGTTTCTTCCGACCTAAGTTCCGACGCAAGCCCCCGCCCCGAAGCGATGACGACATTATCAAG GAGAGTGAGGCTGAGATGGGGAACCAGGAGTCCTCACTGGCGGACATCCCTGTCTACTACCGAGCCGGCATCGGGGTTTCTCTCTACCAGCCCCCACACTCCCCCAGTCTGCGCAACCGTAAGACCCACCCCACCAAGCTTACATCACACAACACTGAACACATCAAAGGGAATCTCACTCGTGGGAAGAATGGTCTCACAGAGACACAGACGCTGTTAGGGGGTCAGATCAGGGAGGGGCTGCCTGGGGAACAGCAAGGTAAAGATGGCGGAATAAGGGTCAGGGACCTCGGGCAGCTCAGAATCGAGATTGATGAGAGTGGTTATGTAGAAGACGATGGGGGTGAGGATGGGGGTGATAGGCTCAGCAATTCCCTGAAAGGCAACTTCAGCCCTACCTCCCTGTGCGAGAAGAATTTCAAACTATACACAGATTCCGAAAATCATTTCAATTCTAGTGCGGTTAATGACAATCACAGTGCCAAAAGCGTGCCAGATCACCTGTTTGTGGACCCACATATTGGCACTAGCAGTGCCCTACTAACTCCTCCATCGGAAGATGAGTTTACATCCTCCAGCAATCAGTTTGTGCCATCCAAAGGTAAAGTCAATGATCAGTCGACCAAGTCAGATGTGTCTGATTTACATAGTGAAGTTGCTGACCCAACAGGGACTGATGAGGAAAGGGAACAGTTATCCCCCTTGCCATATGATAAGCCAGTAAATAAGTCACCTGAACGAAGTGTGTGTCCACAAAAGTTGAAACTGAAGCTGAGTGAGATAGCTTCACAAAGTAAAAGTGTGTCATTAAATTCTAGTTCACGGTCTTCACCAGAGTCTTTCTCCCAAGGTCATAAAAGGACTGGGTCAGGAAGTGATAGAAACAGTATATCTGGGATCAGCTCGCCGGAACTGGAATTGCTTAATTCTGAACATAGTGAGGGTCCTGTTGTATATGCAAGTACATTCAACACAATTGAGAATGAAATTCACGGTGTTGAAGATGAGTTTGATACCATCAGTAAAGAAATTCAAGCTTTATCTAACAAATACTCTACATTACAAACTGACCCAggacaagatattttaaaagaaatttttcAAAGATATCCATCCATCCGTGTCAGACAATTTGAGCATGGAGTCTTCTATGATAACGACCCTTCACAAGACTCGCACAGTACTAGTGAGTCAAGAAGTCAGAGTGAGTCGAGAAACAAGAGTGAGTCAAGGGCGACCAGTGAGATGGGTGATGGTAGTATAGACCTGTCATGGGACGTTGAGAACATGATGGACCTGGTGTACACAGAGGGGTCTGACCAAGGGGCACCAATCCCCACTGGGAACTGCAGCCTGCCCCCAGGAACAAATGGCGGGATAGGGACGACCTCCTTCAACACTAGCTCAATCAACTGCAGCGTGGAATTGGATGGTAGCCTGTACGAGGATGAGTTCCATCTACACCTGG GAACATCAACTCTCTCAAAAATAGAGGAACAGCTCAGTGAGCCCCAGTCATTGAATGGAAGCTCCGACTTTAATGCACAGCTCAATGATGCAACTATATGTGCACAATCCATGGACTCCACCACAAGTTTACAAACCATAGACTCCAACACAAGTGTACAAATGATAGACTCCACCACAAGTTTGAAAACAGTTTGCAATGAGTCCTTCCTGGATGGTAGTGAGGTCCTTGAAGAGTATAATTACGATCAACACCATGTAACTGAGGCCCTGCAAGAGGCAGACAACAACAAGGCTGCCGTGAATGAGGTTCAGAACAGGGATGTTACCAGTGAGAGCAGTGACACATTCAGTACCGCCCCTCTTGCCTCCCCCATCAGTGACACCACTGCACTGTCTACACACACAAACAGCTTACCCTCGGCTATG TGCACAACTGACTCCAATGACTCCAATGATGGCCAAGAGGAGGTCACTGTTCCACAGCAATCCCCATCATTGAATAATGTTGGAGAGCGAGTGGAGATCAAGCAGTACGCAGACAGTGAGTGGCGCGGTGATACGCAGAAGGCTAATACCCTCAGACAG GCATACCGAGCGATCCCAGACCACTGCAAGTGTTGCTACTTGAGGCGTATCAGGGGGGACAACTACTGTGGTGTTCGTGGCACACTCTTCCAGACTCTCACCAATGCATTACCTCCCCTGCACCTTTGGGCTTCCAAGGACTCGACACTACAGCAGCTCACCTCGGCCTACCACAACAAATCATCAGGGATACGCAAATGGACCTTTGCAAAACGAATCTCATACACAAAGGAAAACAAACTGCACATTATGCAAAACTGTTTGTCAACACTATATGCAATG ATGGAGACCCTGGGGGAACATTCCACATACACATCACGGGCACAGGAGTTGGTCACCTTGCTAAACTCTgaccctgaccttgaccttcgccTAATGGAGGGGGCCAAACTGCTGATGGCGCTCAGTGCCCTCCAACTCCATGGCAACATGGAGCAGGGGGACAACGTGCCTGTGTTCGCATGGCTGCTGTTTGCGAGGGACAGCTCCCAGAATGTGGCGGGCTTTGTGAGGAACCATCTGAACCTGGTTGGACAATCAGGAGGGCTCGAACAG GTGGAGATGTGCCTGCTGGGATACAGCCTGGGTGTGCGTATCCGGGTGTTACGTCTTCACCAATTCCACGAGGAGGACTTTGTGGCCTATTTCCCAGAGGATGGAACAGACTCCTGGCACTGCGTCACCCTGATTGCTGAAGATGACAGACATTACAATGTCCCAGTGCTGTGA
- the LOC128231476 gene encoding dentin sialophosphoprotein-like isoform X5, translating into MNVSVLNWTLKESEAEMGNQESSLADIPVYYRAGIGVSLYQPPHSPSLRNRKTHPTKLTSHNTEHIKGNLTRGKNGLTETQTLLGGQIREGLPGEQQGKDGGIRVRDLGQLRIEIDESGYVEDDGGEDGGDRLSNSLKGNFSPTSLCEKNFKLYTDSENHFNSSAVNDNHSAKSVPDHLFVDPHIGTSSALLTPPSEDEFTSSSNQFVPSKGKVNDQSTKSDVSDLHSEVADPTGTDEEREQLSPLPYDKPVNKSPERSVCPQKLKLKLSEIASQSKSVSLNSSSRSSPESFSQGHKRTGSGSDRNSISGISSPELELLNSEHSEGPVVYASTFNTIENEIHGVEDEFDTISKEIQALSNKYSTLQTDPGQDILKEIFQRYPSIRVRQFEHGVFYDNDPSQDSHSTSESRSQSESRNKSESRATSEMGDGSIDLSWDVENMMDLVYTEGSDQGAPIPTGNCSLPPGTNGGIGTTSFNTSSINCSVELDGSLYEDEFHLHLGTSTLSKIEEQLSEPQSLNGSSDFNAQLNDATICAQSMDSTTSLQTIDSNTSVQMIDSTTSLKTVCNESFLDGSEVLEEYNYDQHHVTEALQEADNNKAAVNEVQNRDVTSESSDTFSTAPLASPISDTTALSTHTNSLPSAMCTTDSNDSNDGQEEVTVPQQSPSLNNVGERVEIKQYADSEWRGDTQKANTLRQAYRAIPDHCKCCYLRRIRGDNYCGVRGTLFQTLTNALPPLHLWASKDSTLQQLTSAYHNKSSGIRKWTFAKRISYTKENKLHIMQNCLSTLYAMMETLGEHSTYTSRAQELVTLLNSDPDLDLRLMEGAKLLMALSALQLHGNMEQGDNVPVFAWLLFARDSSQNVAGFVRNHLNLVGQSGGLEQVEMCLLGYSLGVRIRVLRLHQFHEEDFVAYFPEDGTDSWHCVTLIAEDDRHYNVPVL; encoded by the exons ATGAATGTATCTGTTTTAAATTGGACGTTAAAG GAGAGTGAGGCTGAGATGGGGAACCAGGAGTCCTCACTGGCGGACATCCCTGTCTACTACCGAGCCGGCATCGGGGTTTCTCTCTACCAGCCCCCACACTCCCCCAGTCTGCGCAACCGTAAGACCCACCCCACCAAGCTTACATCACACAACACTGAACACATCAAAGGGAATCTCACTCGTGGGAAGAATGGTCTCACAGAGACACAGACGCTGTTAGGGGGTCAGATCAGGGAGGGGCTGCCTGGGGAACAGCAAGGTAAAGATGGCGGAATAAGGGTCAGGGACCTCGGGCAGCTCAGAATCGAGATTGATGAGAGTGGTTATGTAGAAGACGATGGGGGTGAGGATGGGGGTGATAGGCTCAGCAATTCCCTGAAAGGCAACTTCAGCCCTACCTCCCTGTGCGAGAAGAATTTCAAACTATACACAGATTCCGAAAATCATTTCAATTCTAGTGCGGTTAATGACAATCACAGTGCCAAAAGCGTGCCAGATCACCTGTTTGTGGACCCACATATTGGCACTAGCAGTGCCCTACTAACTCCTCCATCGGAAGATGAGTTTACATCCTCCAGCAATCAGTTTGTGCCATCCAAAGGTAAAGTCAATGATCAGTCGACCAAGTCAGATGTGTCTGATTTACATAGTGAAGTTGCTGACCCAACAGGGACTGATGAGGAAAGGGAACAGTTATCCCCCTTGCCATATGATAAGCCAGTAAATAAGTCACCTGAACGAAGTGTGTGTCCACAAAAGTTGAAACTGAAGCTGAGTGAGATAGCTTCACAAAGTAAAAGTGTGTCATTAAATTCTAGTTCACGGTCTTCACCAGAGTCTTTCTCCCAAGGTCATAAAAGGACTGGGTCAGGAAGTGATAGAAACAGTATATCTGGGATCAGCTCGCCGGAACTGGAATTGCTTAATTCTGAACATAGTGAGGGTCCTGTTGTATATGCAAGTACATTCAACACAATTGAGAATGAAATTCACGGTGTTGAAGATGAGTTTGATACCATCAGTAAAGAAATTCAAGCTTTATCTAACAAATACTCTACATTACAAACTGACCCAggacaagatattttaaaagaaatttttcAAAGATATCCATCCATCCGTGTCAGACAATTTGAGCATGGAGTCTTCTATGATAACGACCCTTCACAAGACTCGCACAGTACTAGTGAGTCAAGAAGTCAGAGTGAGTCGAGAAACAAGAGTGAGTCAAGGGCGACCAGTGAGATGGGTGATGGTAGTATAGACCTGTCATGGGACGTTGAGAACATGATGGACCTGGTGTACACAGAGGGGTCTGACCAAGGGGCACCAATCCCCACTGGGAACTGCAGCCTGCCCCCAGGAACAAATGGCGGGATAGGGACGACCTCCTTCAACACTAGCTCAATCAACTGCAGCGTGGAATTGGATGGTAGCCTGTACGAGGATGAGTTCCATCTACACCTGG GAACATCAACTCTCTCAAAAATAGAGGAACAGCTCAGTGAGCCCCAGTCATTGAATGGAAGCTCCGACTTTAATGCACAGCTCAATGATGCAACTATATGTGCACAATCCATGGACTCCACCACAAGTTTACAAACCATAGACTCCAACACAAGTGTACAAATGATAGACTCCACCACAAGTTTGAAAACAGTTTGCAATGAGTCCTTCCTGGATGGTAGTGAGGTCCTTGAAGAGTATAATTACGATCAACACCATGTAACTGAGGCCCTGCAAGAGGCAGACAACAACAAGGCTGCCGTGAATGAGGTTCAGAACAGGGATGTTACCAGTGAGAGCAGTGACACATTCAGTACCGCCCCTCTTGCCTCCCCCATCAGTGACACCACTGCACTGTCTACACACACAAACAGCTTACCCTCGGCTATG TGCACAACTGACTCCAATGACTCCAATGATGGCCAAGAGGAGGTCACTGTTCCACAGCAATCCCCATCATTGAATAATGTTGGAGAGCGAGTGGAGATCAAGCAGTACGCAGACAGTGAGTGGCGCGGTGATACGCAGAAGGCTAATACCCTCAGACAG GCATACCGAGCGATCCCAGACCACTGCAAGTGTTGCTACTTGAGGCGTATCAGGGGGGACAACTACTGTGGTGTTCGTGGCACACTCTTCCAGACTCTCACCAATGCATTACCTCCCCTGCACCTTTGGGCTTCCAAGGACTCGACACTACAGCAGCTCACCTCGGCCTACCACAACAAATCATCAGGGATACGCAAATGGACCTTTGCAAAACGAATCTCATACACAAAGGAAAACAAACTGCACATTATGCAAAACTGTTTGTCAACACTATATGCAATG ATGGAGACCCTGGGGGAACATTCCACATACACATCACGGGCACAGGAGTTGGTCACCTTGCTAAACTCTgaccctgaccttgaccttcgccTAATGGAGGGGGCCAAACTGCTGATGGCGCTCAGTGCCCTCCAACTCCATGGCAACATGGAGCAGGGGGACAACGTGCCTGTGTTCGCATGGCTGCTGTTTGCGAGGGACAGCTCCCAGAATGTGGCGGGCTTTGTGAGGAACCATCTGAACCTGGTTGGACAATCAGGAGGGCTCGAACAG GTGGAGATGTGCCTGCTGGGATACAGCCTGGGTGTGCGTATCCGGGTGTTACGTCTTCACCAATTCCACGAGGAGGACTTTGTGGCCTATTTCCCAGAGGATGGAACAGACTCCTGGCACTGCGTCACCCTGATTGCTGAAGATGACAGACATTACAATGTCCCAGTGCTGTGA
- the LOC128231476 gene encoding uncharacterized protein LOC128231476 isoform X3 has protein sequence MKCRLHKSGHGSVFCEMFLDSSLEFLKAAGVLCVLGISFGIGTYVLYKIYDRFFRPKFRRKPPPRSDDDIIKESEAEMGNQESSLADIPVYYRAGIGVSLYQPPHSPSLRNRKTHPTKLTSHNTEHIKGNLTRGKNGLTETQTLLGGQIREGLPGEQQGKDGGIRVRDLGQLRIEIDESGYVEDDGGEDGGDRLSNSLKGNFSPTSLCEKNFKLYTDSENHFNSSAVNDNHSAKSVPDHLFVDPHIGTSSALLTPPSEDEFTSSSNQFVPSKGKVNDQSTKSDVSDLHSEVADPTGTDEEREQLSPLPYDKPVNKSPERSVCPQKLKLKLSEIASQSKSVSLNSSSRSSPESFSQGHKRTGSGSDRNSISGISSPELELLNSEHSEGPVVYASTFNTIENEIHGVEDEFDTISKEIQALSNKYSTLQTDPGQDILKEIFQRYPSIRVRQFEHGVFYDNDPSQDSHSTSESRSQSESRNKSESRATSEMGDGSIDLSWDVENMMDLVYTEGSDQGAPIPTGNCSLPPGTNGGIGTTSFNTSSINCSVELDGSLYEDEFHLHLGTSTLSKIEEQLSEPQSLNGSSDFNAQLNDATICAQSMDSTTSLQTIDSNTSVQMIDSTTSLKTVCNESFLDGSEVLEEYNYDQHHVTEALQEADNNKAAVNEVQNRDVTSESSDTFSTAPLASPISDTTALSTHTNSLPSAMCTTDSNDSNDGQEEVTVPQQSPSLNNVGERVEIKQYADSEWRGDTQKANTLRQAYRAIPDHCKCCYLRRIRGDNYCGVRGTLFQTLTNALPPLHLWASKDSTLQQLTSAYHNKSSGIRKWTFAKRISYTKENKLHIMQNCLSTLYAMMETLGEHSTYTSRAQELVTLLNSDPDLDLRLMEGAKLLMALSALQLHGNMEQGDNVPVFAWLLFARDSSQNVAGFVRNHLNLVGQSGGLEQVEMCLLGYSLGVRIRVLRLHQFHEEDFVAYFPEDGTDSWHCVTLIAEDDRHYNVPVL, from the exons ATGAAATGCAGATTGCATAAATCAGGTCATGGAAGTGTTTTCTGTGAAATGTTTCTTGATTCCAGTTTGGAATTCT TGAAAGCCGCAGGGGTGTTGTGTGTACTCGGCATCAGTTTTGGAATTGGTACATACGTTCTCTACAAAATCTATGACCGTTTCTTCCGACCTAAGTTCCGACGCAAGCCCCCGCCCCGAAGCGATGACGACATTATCAAG GAGAGTGAGGCTGAGATGGGGAACCAGGAGTCCTCACTGGCGGACATCCCTGTCTACTACCGAGCCGGCATCGGGGTTTCTCTCTACCAGCCCCCACACTCCCCCAGTCTGCGCAACCGTAAGACCCACCCCACCAAGCTTACATCACACAACACTGAACACATCAAAGGGAATCTCACTCGTGGGAAGAATGGTCTCACAGAGACACAGACGCTGTTAGGGGGTCAGATCAGGGAGGGGCTGCCTGGGGAACAGCAAGGTAAAGATGGCGGAATAAGGGTCAGGGACCTCGGGCAGCTCAGAATCGAGATTGATGAGAGTGGTTATGTAGAAGACGATGGGGGTGAGGATGGGGGTGATAGGCTCAGCAATTCCCTGAAAGGCAACTTCAGCCCTACCTCCCTGTGCGAGAAGAATTTCAAACTATACACAGATTCCGAAAATCATTTCAATTCTAGTGCGGTTAATGACAATCACAGTGCCAAAAGCGTGCCAGATCACCTGTTTGTGGACCCACATATTGGCACTAGCAGTGCCCTACTAACTCCTCCATCGGAAGATGAGTTTACATCCTCCAGCAATCAGTTTGTGCCATCCAAAGGTAAAGTCAATGATCAGTCGACCAAGTCAGATGTGTCTGATTTACATAGTGAAGTTGCTGACCCAACAGGGACTGATGAGGAAAGGGAACAGTTATCCCCCTTGCCATATGATAAGCCAGTAAATAAGTCACCTGAACGAAGTGTGTGTCCACAAAAGTTGAAACTGAAGCTGAGTGAGATAGCTTCACAAAGTAAAAGTGTGTCATTAAATTCTAGTTCACGGTCTTCACCAGAGTCTTTCTCCCAAGGTCATAAAAGGACTGGGTCAGGAAGTGATAGAAACAGTATATCTGGGATCAGCTCGCCGGAACTGGAATTGCTTAATTCTGAACATAGTGAGGGTCCTGTTGTATATGCAAGTACATTCAACACAATTGAGAATGAAATTCACGGTGTTGAAGATGAGTTTGATACCATCAGTAAAGAAATTCAAGCTTTATCTAACAAATACTCTACATTACAAACTGACCCAggacaagatattttaaaagaaatttttcAAAGATATCCATCCATCCGTGTCAGACAATTTGAGCATGGAGTCTTCTATGATAACGACCCTTCACAAGACTCGCACAGTACTAGTGAGTCAAGAAGTCAGAGTGAGTCGAGAAACAAGAGTGAGTCAAGGGCGACCAGTGAGATGGGTGATGGTAGTATAGACCTGTCATGGGACGTTGAGAACATGATGGACCTGGTGTACACAGAGGGGTCTGACCAAGGGGCACCAATCCCCACTGGGAACTGCAGCCTGCCCCCAGGAACAAATGGCGGGATAGGGACGACCTCCTTCAACACTAGCTCAATCAACTGCAGCGTGGAATTGGATGGTAGCCTGTACGAGGATGAGTTCCATCTACACCTGG GAACATCAACTCTCTCAAAAATAGAGGAACAGCTCAGTGAGCCCCAGTCATTGAATGGAAGCTCCGACTTTAATGCACAGCTCAATGATGCAACTATATGTGCACAATCCATGGACTCCACCACAAGTTTACAAACCATAGACTCCAACACAAGTGTACAAATGATAGACTCCACCACAAGTTTGAAAACAGTTTGCAATGAGTCCTTCCTGGATGGTAGTGAGGTCCTTGAAGAGTATAATTACGATCAACACCATGTAACTGAGGCCCTGCAAGAGGCAGACAACAACAAGGCTGCCGTGAATGAGGTTCAGAACAGGGATGTTACCAGTGAGAGCAGTGACACATTCAGTACCGCCCCTCTTGCCTCCCCCATCAGTGACACCACTGCACTGTCTACACACACAAACAGCTTACCCTCGGCTATG TGCACAACTGACTCCAATGACTCCAATGATGGCCAAGAGGAGGTCACTGTTCCACAGCAATCCCCATCATTGAATAATGTTGGAGAGCGAGTGGAGATCAAGCAGTACGCAGACAGTGAGTGGCGCGGTGATACGCAGAAGGCTAATACCCTCAGACAG GCATACCGAGCGATCCCAGACCACTGCAAGTGTTGCTACTTGAGGCGTATCAGGGGGGACAACTACTGTGGTGTTCGTGGCACACTCTTCCAGACTCTCACCAATGCATTACCTCCCCTGCACCTTTGGGCTTCCAAGGACTCGACACTACAGCAGCTCACCTCGGCCTACCACAACAAATCATCAGGGATACGCAAATGGACCTTTGCAAAACGAATCTCATACACAAAGGAAAACAAACTGCACATTATGCAAAACTGTTTGTCAACACTATATGCAATG ATGGAGACCCTGGGGGAACATTCCACATACACATCACGGGCACAGGAGTTGGTCACCTTGCTAAACTCTgaccctgaccttgaccttcgccTAATGGAGGGGGCCAAACTGCTGATGGCGCTCAGTGCCCTCCAACTCCATGGCAACATGGAGCAGGGGGACAACGTGCCTGTGTTCGCATGGCTGCTGTTTGCGAGGGACAGCTCCCAGAATGTGGCGGGCTTTGTGAGGAACCATCTGAACCTGGTTGGACAATCAGGAGGGCTCGAACAG GTGGAGATGTGCCTGCTGGGATACAGCCTGGGTGTGCGTATCCGGGTGTTACGTCTTCACCAATTCCACGAGGAGGACTTTGTGGCCTATTTCCCAGAGGATGGAACAGACTCCTGGCACTGCGTCACCCTGATTGCTGAAGATGACAGACATTACAATGTCCCAGTGCTGTGA